Within Deltaproteobacteria bacterium GWA2_45_12, the genomic segment ATGCAGTTCCTCTATAATGACGACGGCGGCTACCATTTCATGGACATGGAAAATTACGAGCAAATCCAAATCAACAAAGAATTTTTGGGCAACAATGTCTTTTATTTAATACCCGAAGGCTTGGTGAATGTGACATTCCATGACTCAACACCCGTAGGTCTGGTGTTCCCGCAAACTTTAAGCTTTAAAGTCATTGAAGCCGAACCCAACATGAAATCCGCAACAGCCACCTCAAGCTACAAAAATGCCAAAATTGAGACAGGTTTAATCGTTAAAGTGCCCCAATTCATTGAAGTGGGCGATAAAATCACCATCAAAACCGAATCGGGAGATTATGTCACCCGGGTTAAAGAATAAGAATGGCAGGATCAAATCCCCCTTCTTTTCCCCCTTTATTAAAGGGGGACACAGGGGGATTTTTATTTGCCTCATTTTTTATTTTTCTTTGAGCACTCCCCATCTGTTCGCCCAAACAAAACCTCTCTCCTTTCTTTTTATCTACCCCGGTGGCGAAGGCTCTGATGCCGATGCCCATCCTTTTATTGAGGCCTTTTTAAACGACCTCTCAAAAAAAACCGGCATGCATTTTGTTGGGAAATATTTTGAAGAGGCTGACGAGGCCTTGGAAACAATCCGTGAAACCAAACCTCAAATGGGAATTGTAAG encodes:
- a CDS encoding elongation factor P, translating into MSIQASQLRPGMVIDKDGFLWQCLESVHKTPGNLRAFIQAKMRNLKNGTQKEFRFSSTETLEKVDLREKSMQFLYNDDGGYHFMDMENYEQIQINKEFLGNNVFYLIPEGLVNVTFHDSTPVGLVFPQTLSFKVIEAEPNMKSATATSSYKNAKIETGLIVKVPQFIEVGDKITIKTESGDYVTRVKE